TTCAAAATTACAAACTCCTTAAAAGCTCAAAAAGATGCCAAGACGAAATATGACCAAGCATTCATTCAGCATATAGACAAAGGTTTCCATTGATCAGAACAaagtaagataaaaataaaaattgcatGAATACTTTTAAAATGGTACCTGCACTTCGGAAGATTTTTTGGTCTTGAGAAGTAAAGAGTCCATCAAAGCCCTCCATTTCCCCGAACAGTTATCGAGATACCCTATCCTATAATACTGCTGCAACTGATGAACCGGAGCTTCTCACAGTAAAACGAAATTCCaaataatttaatcaaaaataagttctagaataaaattaaaattgataacAAAGGCATAAATAAGCGAACACAAATTAGATCTTAAATTCAAGTGACTCGTTGAATTTGtgtaatataataataaacaaaGCAATAGAGAAAGGTAGAAAGATTAGTACAGTAGCAGAACCAGAGATCGTCGAAACAGGTTTTCAAGGATAATTGCCGCCCGGCAGACGATTTTTCGTGCTCTGAAGCCATAATATCCTGTATTACCCACTCAATTGAATTGACTCTCGGCCTGAGTAAACAAAAAAGGTCCTCACGTTGCTGTTGACGGCTACGTAAAAGGGCTGATATAAAGCACAAACAGGACTTGAAGAAGAACACTGGAACGGAGACTATGGAA
The window above is part of the Euphorbia lathyris chromosome 3, ddEupLath1.1, whole genome shotgun sequence genome. Proteins encoded here:
- the LOC136224869 gene encoding uncharacterized protein isoform X1, with product MASEHEKSSAGRQLSLKTCFDDLWFCYSPVHQLQQYYRIGYLDNCSGKWRALMDSLLLKTKKSSEVQEMLDAKAKTHIWTFRTREEASAYWTKLYGHLDKETPVFRTREEALAYGKKSKKENKDKGKGKGKE
- the LOC136224869 gene encoding uncharacterized protein isoform X2 is translated as MASEHEKSSAGRQLSLKTCFDDLWFCYSPVHQLQQYYRIGYLDNCSGKWRALMDSLLLKTKKSSEVQGNFKSKVYQTYNFKLHYRKLEFSSFAISCSGHLPISSGCATLIRKC